The Magnolia sinica isolate HGM2019 chromosome 3, MsV1, whole genome shotgun sequence genome includes the window tttatttatgtattttcctttcagtattgtattcaaatgtttatattagtggatatgtgatgatgatgttgtctttgtaatttgggtatacttgtgattatgcttattacgagttaaatgtatattggaaaaaaaaaatcctccttataggatcctaggatcggaatctggcgtatgaacgctaggagccgagaatgggatactacggaggctgtcggcaccagatttggcgatcgaaattcctatgaatccgattttcgggtttggggcgtgacatagaacctgaagaacctgtacctcgTTTAGAATTTCTATCTCTTGTAACCAGTGcttcagaagatatccccatgttgacattaagctttctcatagcctttccttgaagggctgagataacaatgTTAATACTCAGAGTTTTATTCgtggagcacattgtgtccttaaatgactcatatgacgccggaagagaattcagtaacatacatgcttgttcttcatctttcatcacttcctcaatatccagtaatttgcaaatcaatttattaaagttgttaatGTGAGCGTCCAGATCTCttccctctgtcatcttgaagacCACTGCCACTTCAAGAGTAGACGATTTTCAAatgattttttcacatagacatcctctaactttgcccataacttagccgtagttttctccctcatgacattgtaaagaacctcatccatgagacataaacagatcaATGATAaaaccttcttatcaagagtatttcattcatcatcagtcatagtagactttcgctcctcaagagctccatcttcgccttgcttgattaaagaactgatcatcttgatcttttataactcaaaattatttttccatgAGTACTTCTCgatctcatacctagtgcttcccattattactaatccctcagattcagatatgTGCTCCAACGATTtctttaataccacttgttagggatttgtgctgtagaatcacacagatctagaccTAGGAcagcaatccaagagcaacaaacaatcacaagagaacataaagatttaacatgaaaaatcctttcggaaaaaaaaccatggcacaaagcaacagaaatccactatgaaaagaaattacaagagagaggactaacctgattcgaacaatttcgaatctcacccttgttacaccatttagaaatcctaaaatccttttaggaacccttgaaacccatttagaaagccttagaatactttagaatagccctagagactcctatttatatttTAGGAAACACCCCTTCTGCACCTTtgcaaaactgcctcaaatttacgcagtccgcacaaaatccgtgtagaatctgcgtaaccctcgactagtcgagtcaggTCCTTGATTGGTCGAAGGagcccttcgaccggtcgagcctgatcctcgactggtcgacacCAAAAAATATTGCACACTGTACTTCgagtcgagtggtgctcgaccagtcaaggcaagccctcgactggtcgagcagacaataaatttacagatttaagacattccGTGGATTGAATAGCACAGAACCTTATGGGTACTGTGTTGACGTCgcaaaagttttgtgggcctgacctatatgttgtatctacaccatccatccatttttccagataatttctggggataacaatccaaaaattgagcaactctaaagatcaagtggaccacaccatataaagctTGGAGATAGTAATGCGCACTGTTGAGACCTTTCTAGGGTCCATCTTGATCTTTGTTCTCcatttaacctgttcataaggtcacgcagatgggaatataagggaaaacacaaatatcaacttgccTCAAAACTTCTTTTGCTCCCAAAATTTTtctaatggtagggattcaatccgCATTGCTTTATGTGGTTGCTGAGATTagtggttttttttaaaaaaataaaaataaaaatcgaatcaacaatttcaaaattttcagattttgccGCCaaaacgctttttttttttttttgggaatttcgAATCAAAAAGTTGGATGTGTGcgcttttgtcccacatcggaaatgaaaagaagagaatCGTGATTTATATGAGGATGTTTATGTAATATTCTTATTTGAGCTTTTGGAGATTATGACGCTTGGGTTACGCACTGGAGTATGCACTCGCACGACGGCAGGGTGGCTATAGTGACAtgtgcatcgtgtcgcagaggggtCGCTCCCTTAAAACCTTATGCGAACCGTCGTGAGATGGTGTGCTGGCAATGCGAGTGGTCTAGTATGAGCCTAGGTGCAATGTGTCTGAAATGAGCCAGGGCTTTACAGGCAATTGAGAGCGATCAAATTATTAATCCGAAACAGTCAACCGTTTATGAAAACGGCTAGCTGCCTTAAAAGCCACTACGGATGGGCCAtgacgatccaacggtcagatcttccaATTCGATCACCAGAAATTGCTGAAATTAATAATTAACGgtcagaaatatttttcaaacattctgaaccattgatgCCCACCTAACAATGGTCCactccctggtgcctatataaattgGACTATTCTAGTCTAAATTTCATCATCTCAAACTCACATCTCTCCTCATCCATCAGATCCTAAGGATTACATCTCCATTTTAAAATACTGTTAACACATTCTCATTTCGATTATGCCAGAAGATCTGCTACGTTGAAATTGTTCCTATGTGGACCCTTCATTATTGTTGAACACAGATCCAAATAGGCTTGTCTTATCTTAGAAATAATTTTCCTGTAACCCAACAACAATTTGATaagggcgaatcacgctttaaggacattatatattttacatgaTTTAGCTTGGtgaaagaaaataatttaatttattttattttattttttggtatttcCCACACATTTTTCCAACAGtattatggtccatttgagctttagatgtacttcatttttgggcttgtgccctaaaattatgtgaaaaagtGGGGAGGCagtgtggatgtaatacatacatcatggggctcACAACACTTAGCCACGTTAACAAGGGATTTCCCCTGCATCCTGAGACTCTTTGGGCATAAAACAGTCTCAACAATCAAAGTCCTAAAGTTTTCTAAGATCCTGGGCACACCGAGAAGGAAGCCACTCTTTATTTTTCAAGAGCTCCATTGTAATTTGCATGTtagatccactctgaccattagatatgGAACCCTAAGATGGGcccaacagtaaaaaaaaaaattagttgatcCGTtattcaagtgggtcataccagtGGAAACCGCTGGAAGAGAGAAATCCagcatgtaaaatccactcgAACCATTAAATTCTAAACAACAAACTATGCCTGAGCCTCAAAACGTAGGTCCATACGTGATTGAAATGGGCCATGCCTGGACTCAAAATGAATGGGGTGTGGCTCAAAACCCTTTTAGCCATGGTTTTGAGCTGAGgttaaagggtttttttttttttcctgttgttgTTGTAATATAGACTCAGTTGCACCTAAGGCTTCAACTTGACGAGCTGCATAATGATATCAATGAAGGTAGACTCCGGAGATGGTACTGAAAACTTCTTTAGAGAGGCGGACAAAGCTGTctaatggtagccattcaatcccgCTACTTTCTTTggtggctcatgctctaaaaagaTATGGGAAGTTCTCCACGTTAAAAGTTATACAGGTATGCAttgtatttaaaataaaaaatcagtatATTTTGTAAGCTAGCATGATTAGAGATGACATGACCAGTGTAAAGCGATGGCCCAGAATTTCACCGTGCCTTTCAGCACAGACGATCCGCGGTCAAAGGGACAAAAGATAGTGGCTCTAAAATATGAGTTTTTTCTAAGCGCGCAAGCCTGTCCAATAAACCTAGTGTACACGCCACATACCtggcatccatcaggtggaccttgCACATGtttcccccccccaaaaaaaaataataataataaataaataaataaaacttaagCTAATCAGCGACTCAGCCTCAATATTGAAAACACGTGGATGGATTATAAAAAAGTTTTTCAGATACGTACATTTGTTTTTGTAAACTGTGGTCTACCTTATCCCTTCGGCCAGGGCATCAATGTAGTGGTACCgatctgatggatggatggattttgATCTCAtacctatcatgccatgctggcacatataTATGTGGCGTCTACTGGAGATTTATTGCACGCTTAGCAAATGTTCACAGTCGAATACGTGTAGTTTCGACCAATGGTCTATCTATGAAGTGGCCCACAAGATGAAAATCCCATTTCATCCACACGGGATAAAATATAGATATTTTTACGAAATGCTACCCAATTTTTGGCTTAATTGGAGGTGTATTTAGTTTATCATTTTCTGTCCAATTTAAGTACCAcctatgaacggttcaaattaaGTAGTTGGAACAACGATCTGGACAGTTCCAAAGTGGTAGATagccatctagaccatttaaaagGAGCTGGCAAGCAATGTAGTCGGTTCTTAGATGGTAGACGGTGATGAAGATTGATCCCTCCATGGACGTATGCAAGATAAGACAACTTCTGGTGGTAATATTGTCATTTTTCACTGATAAAGAGTGGTTAACGACTGTGAATTTAATTTTACAGAAAGTGGTCAAATAAGGAGACCTCTCAAAATGGAATTTCGGATCGTCAGTTTCTGGTAAATAGGGAATGTCTGTTCCCTGAAttttgattgggctacattatctCTGATGACATCAGGACTATagccttttaaaaaataaagagaaaaataaaatacccGTCCCAATCAAAATGGTTGGATTCCACGACTTGAATGTTTATTAACAAACATATAAAAGCAACAAAAAAGGCGCAAAGGTTAACTTCGAAAACTCACATAATTAAACACACACAAAGTAACATCCACATATAAGATAAAAGAAGAATAATATAAAGACCAACTCAAACAAAAGGCAAGACTAAAGATATACTAACAATGCCTTGCCATGTAAATGTAGACCATGAACCCTAAAATTCAATGAAGCAAAAACCCAAGGACTGAAATGACCAACCGGCTAATCACTATATAAGTAATCCTAGTCATTGGAACTGTGGCATCCGACTTAGTGGAGCCAGGAGGGTTGATGGACCCACCACCAGGCGGCGATGGAGAGTTTCTGGGTGCCGGAGATTGACCCAATACCTTAACGATCATCTTCTGACCTCTCTCACAGTGCCCAGAGACTCCGCTGATGAAATAAAACGGTCCCGATTCATCAAGCTTGAAATCAGTGTGGCCattgttggagaagaagatggGGTGAGAGGAATTGCATTGGCTGTAGTCCTCAGCATTCACTACCATCAATGAATCTTTCTTGTACTCAAAGACTGAAACAGAAAAACAAAAAGTTTTATTTTGCCATTTATAAAGTCGAGATTATATATTAACAAATACTACTGTGACTACTCATGATTCATTTCCCATATGCCAATGTGGTACGTGTGAGAGATCCCGGTCATTCAGCAAATTGGGTGCACTGTTTATATGTGATGACCTGGAATTTAGGTTGACATGGTCATCAGTCGGCACAACATGTGTACATtggatctaggccattcattctTTTCACACATATCTAGCCTACTTGATGACTGGACTGCTACACATACACTACTGGGCAACACTGATGAATGACACAGATCTTGCACCTTTGGATTGATCATGTTCCTCCAAAGAGACACAAGCACGTGCTGAAAAGAAGATGCATTTTACACCTCACTCCATTTCTCATTGGATTGCATGGGAAGTTGTTTACACTATGGATCATCTATGACTGTATCAaccagatgaacggttttgatcgtCCTACACAGCCATGTGTAGGATCGAGATTTGGGCGGGCTACCATTCTGGGTGTTCCAGATGAAGCCTCTTTTCATCCTTATAAGCCGCTACGATCTCAAAGCAATGGCGAAAGTAATCTAAATCATGATTATaattggatgagagagagagagagagagagagagagagagagagagagagagagagagagagagagcatgcagATTAACACGAATGATTTAAGGAGAACAAATCAACTATAGAAAAAGGTATAACGCAAGGACTTGGCATGAGATGTGCTTAGAACATGAAATTGCAACTCATATCAAAAGGAGACTACAAAACAAGACATGggtcttttctttctttatttattttttagcacTTACTGAGGGTATCGCCGACTTGGAACCTTTTCTTCGATGCCCATGAATTGTAGAATTGAAGCTTGTCAGAAGGCGGAACCTTCCACCCATCATCATCTCCCACATCGAACTCAAAAGCTGCAACGGGCAGAAGACGGAGAGAAAAGAAGATGATCAGGAagaggaaggaggagaagaagatgtTGCAAGAAGCGACGAAGGAGAAGAAGAACATGAAATTGCAACTCATATCACAAGGAGACTACAAAACAAGACATGggtcttttctttatttatttattttttagcacTTACTGAGGGTATTGCCGACTTGGAACCTTTTCTTCGATGCCCATGAATTGTAGAATTGAATCTTGTCAGAAGGCGGAACCTTCCACCCATCATCATCTCCCACATCGAACTCAAAAGCTGCAACGGGCAGAAGACAGAGAGAAAAGAAGATGATCAGgaagaggaaggagaagaagaagatgttgcAAGAAGCTACGAAGGTGGAAGCCATTTTCTCTTATAACAAAATTGCTTTGAGGGAAGCTCTATCTGGAGTTGGGATTAAAGAACGTAAGAGTGTTTGGTTTTTGACAAGTATTTGGAGGTTTTTATATTAAAGTTTGGATGTGAGGAGAAGAATGTGGGAGAATTGAGGTGGAGTGGGTAGTTACATATGTGGAGATCATGGGCTGCAACAGTTTGTAATTTTAGCTACATCTTCCCTTTGACTTAGTCCAACTTATGCCTTCTGCTCTGCTTCATTGCTTCATCAACTCTTTTGCTTAAAACGACCCTTCTCAGGCCACTCATCTGATAGCCCACCCATCAGATTCGATGAGCCCACACAGCCATGCCACCACATTTGCCAACGTGGCAGATGGGCGTGATATCAGGGCCATCCAGTAGGTGATGGCTCTTACCGCGTATATGTTCTTTTCCCAAAAAATCGAGATTGTctacccattaggtgggccacgatgtTGGAAACAGATGGTTGCGATAGAAAACTTCGccccaggtttttttttttttcctcaccaTACATTTGTTTCGTAAGCTGTGAACCACTTAGAAATGTCGACCCACTTGATTCTTAAAAGAGATCATAGTCTGACCCCTGATAAATGTTGGGATTTGTTTTGGAGAATCACACAATCTGGATTtgggatagcaatccaagagtacCAAGCATACAaaaaagaacacaaagatttaacgtgaaaaactctttcgggaaaaaatcatgacacaaagcgatagaaatccactatgaaaatagaaattacaaagagaggacttacccgattcgaataacctc containing:
- the LOC131238880 gene encoding early nodulin-like protein 21 — translated: MSCNFMFFFSFVASCNIFFSSFLFLIIFFSLRLLPVAAFEFDVGDDDGWKVPPSDKLQFYNSWASKKRFQVGDTLIFEYKKDSLMVVNAEDYSQCNSSHPIFFSNNGHTDFKLDESGPFYFISGVSGHCERGQKMIVKVLGQSPAPRNSPSPPGGGSINPPGSTKSDATVPMTRITYIVISRLVISVLGFLLH